The sequence below is a genomic window from Theobroma cacao cultivar B97-61/B2 chromosome 6, Criollo_cocoa_genome_V2, whole genome shotgun sequence.
GCTGCTGAGTGGTGATATAAGAATATTAATCATTAACTATTGAATAAACaggatttgatttttttttttgagtaatataattaataaaaaatgtatgGAAGAGGTGGTCTTGATAGATTCAAAAAGGCTCAATCCTTGGAACCCTTCTCGGTCTCCCTAAATTCTGCCCCCAAAACCACACCCAAAGCTGTTCAAGCTCAACAACATTCACATTCTCAAAATGCAGTTGCTCAGCCTCAGCAGGAGGAGCAGACTCAGCCTCAGCCAGCCACTCAGCTTGGCGGGGGTCAATCCACCTGGCAGCCTCCTGATTGGGCCATTGAACCTCGGCCCGGTGTCTATTATCTTCAAGTTTTGAAGGAAGGACAGGTGCTTGATCATATTAATCTCGATAGACGCAGGCACATCTTTGGCAGGCAACATCATACTTGCGATTTTGTGCTTGATCATCAGTCTGTTTCACGTCAGCATGCTGCTGTCATTCCTCACAAAAATGGCAGGTCACTTCTATTTCCATTgcttttttatcttctttcgCCCTTTCTTTACTTCTATTCAAACCTCACTATTATTTTCGCTTCTCAGTACGGAATGATTTTAAAGGCTACTTCTTGATTCTACTACTTTTCTGAGTTTACTAGTTGATGATTAAAAATGATGTTGATTCTGTTTTGAAGTTCAAGTTATTCCTTTAGATTTGTAGTCATTGCTACACAACCTAGTGTATTTCTATTTCTTAATAAATCATAGGTTATACATTCTTGTATATACAATTGATTTCTGAAGCTCGCAACTTCTTTCAAAAACCATATGTAAAGTGTTATTCACCAGCTGTTCTAACCTCAACAGCATATATGTCATCGATTTGGGATCGGCACATGGAACTTTTGTTGCAAATGAGCGATTGACTAAAGACACCCCAGTTGAGCTTGAATTAGGGCAATCTTTGCGCTTTGCTGCATCAACGAGAACTTATATATTAAGGAAGAATAATGCAGCTCTATTTCCTCGTCCTCCACCCCCAACTGAGATAAATCTACCCCCACCACCTGATCCTTCTGATGAAGAGGCCGTTGTAGCTTATAATACACTTATAAATAGTTATGGTCTGAGCAAATCGGACCTGCTGCCCAAATCCAATGTGTCTGGCAGCTCATTATCTGAAAGAGAAGGCAGCACAGAGCTAGGGAGAGCCTCAAAGAGAATGAAGAAACTAAAAGTGACCTTCAGGGATCAAGCTGGGGGAGAGCTGGTTGAAGTCGTTGGAATTTCAGATGGTGCTGATGTAGAAACTGAACCTGGGCCTCTAGGTGTGAAAGAAGGAAGTCTTGTTGGAAAATATGAATCTCTTGTACAGACAACAGTAATTCCTAAAGGTAAGGAGGCATCATCTGTAAAGGAAGACGATGGTTTTCAGAAAGGTGTGACTGATAAACTGCAAGAAGTCTTGAATAAGGTAAAAAATGCTCCAAAAGGTGGGATTTATGATGACCTTTACGGAGAATCTTTATCTGACAAAGTTGGTTCTTCATGGGCATACTCATCTGTTAGTTGTGCTGGTAGACAAGCTTCTCCTACTCAAGATGATACTACAGGAAAGGCTATTGGTGTCTCAAGTGGAAATCCTAGAAGTAAGTCTGCCTCTTATGATGATGATAGTgaagatgatttatttggtgaCTGATTGAATTAAGATGAAAGATCTTGCAACTTGCATCATTCTCTCAAAAAATGACAGAAAATAAGTTATCTCTGGACATAGAAGGCTATTATTTCCTATGAAGTTGGAGAAATTTTGTGTAACTTATTagcaaaattttctttgtacAATGTACTGTCAACCTGAGATTGGGGATTTGAATGCCCATGATGTTCTTGGAACATGACGGAAAGAGAATTACCTGTAGCAAATTTTGAATCCTGGTATGTGGTTCaatctttcttcattttgtcCATTGTTGTTTCAGTTGCAAGTGGTGTCTGCACATGATTATGATAGGCTGTTTCCGCTTTTAATCCTAGCTAGTCTTGAAGGAATGTTGTTTTGTGTATTGAGTATTGAATAGTATTAGCTGCTTTCCATTTGAGTCCTTTGTTTTTCCCAAATATTGGTGTAGAATTGGGGGGAACAAGGCTTGTTAATTTTGTAAATGTATATATGTTGGGcctattatttaatttgtaaCAAATGGTGTGGGTAGACTGGGCCTGGTGGAAACAGCAACAAAGTGGTGAATATTAGCAAACAATACAGGTACCAGGGGCTGGGCAGTGGGAAGCTTCAGATTGGGCCCAAAGTAGAGCCCCCTTGCAATAATTCTCATTCTCCAATCTCCACTAAAATTTGTTTCCTTTTAAGAACAAGGGATCCTTGAAAACAACTAGTATATATAGaaatattagttttgattATAACTCATCACCTAAACCCTAAAAcggagaaagagaaagggggAATTTCTTTAGGTGGGACATAAGCACTGCGGTGGCAGCAACTAAAGCAAAAGAGTGCAACTGCATGCCCAAATATGGAAGAGCCATTTGACTACGCCCATTGAAACCTATACCTATATCTGTACCTACACCCACCTCATCATTGGGATTTAGGAACCTACCTTTCACATGGTATTTACTTTGTCactaattaatttgaaatttgataaaaaaaaaaaaagaagaagagaaacaTTTCAGACTTTTTTTTACAGGAAATGAGATCATAGGTGTCCGATACTGTCATCCAACTTGATAACAAAAAACATCTTACAGTCCCTTCACAAATATTGTCCTTGTTTCCTATGCGAATCAAGAATATATCACttattttccatttccatttctatatatataaataaaaaaataaaagggtgGCTTAGATATTTTGTTAATTCATTGAATTACTTTGTTATctaacttatatatatatatatatatatatatatattatatatatatatatatatacatatactgTATGTATATAAACCCACATGCACATTCTCCAATCATAGCACACAAGATCACTAAAAAGCGAAAGTAATTATGATAATGGATGATGAGCATGTTATTGTGATCATCATGGATCTGTATGATTGACATAAATAAAATGACTAGGCCTAGGACCGCCTCTCATTTATGCtaatttgttaataaaaaGCTTAATTTGTCAAACCAtatgaactattttaatttcttaacacACATCTACTTGGGATTGTTGAAAGGATAGGAGAGGAGTGGGAGTGGCGGACCCTGACCCTCTCCTCTCCTCTCCCCATCTGTTTCACATTATACCAAGTTGGAGCACCAGCCAAGGCACACGTGGGAATCACAATGCAAACACGTCTGCATATACATACACCCGGACACTGCAACTGCAAATATTGACCTGAAAAAACCCAAGTGACAGGACAGGGTGAAAAATTCAAATGCCTGTCTGGGTTTGGCCTCCCAAACCACCAACAAGCAGGGTCACAAAGATCCCATCAGACTGATATGGGAGCAGTGCAACCAACGGTAGCGGACAAGACACGTGGCCGACATGCAAATCAGGGAAAGGCCAACCCGAGGACTAATGAGAAGGAGAATATACCTACATAGACATAGTGGGGGGTACCATGATGAGCCTTGTACAGGGGATCTTCCATGATGGTCCCACCATCCCTTCCTTTTAGTTGGGGGTGGGGTGGGGGGCAGGCACCTCTTAACAAGTCTCTCTTGAGTCTTAACCCACTGCCCACTTGCGTTGCATGCTTTTTCTCGAATTCAATCATAGAGCACCAATTTCAAGCTAAGGCCTAGGCTTAGCCCCTCGGGGTTGGGGACGCTGCACTGCCACACTCACAATTGACATCCCCAACagctgaaaatgaaaaagagaagagaagaagagaCTGCTccttaattttactttttcttttcggATTCTATTCAAAGCAGCTTATGATAACATACCTTTGATACATTACCATGTTGACTAAGCCCAACCAACCACTTTTTCATCCtattcctctctctctcctacTGTCCTGGTGAGACATTGGGACACCCATTCTTCTCTAGTTGGTGTGTCTCTTTAGTTGAGTCTAGCAGAAACCCATAAGCTAGCTCCCGCTCCCTTTCCCTCTCCCTCTCCCTCTCCCTCTCCCTCTCCCTCTCCCTCCTGGATTACATGCATGAAGCAAATAAGATATCCCTTTCGTGCCTCACCTCATATATGCAATTATATTGCATCGCATGTTCATATAGGATGATGTAGATATGTTATCTTCCATTTTAGCAGCCTATACTGCTGGCTTTATATCAGAAGGTAGTGCTGCTACTACTGCTTCTTTCTCGTCCTGAGGCAGTCACTTGGAGTCTCAGgggtaaatatatatatatatatatatatattatatatatatatatatatatatatatatatatatattggcaGCTTTTTGGCATCCTAAGTTCGTAACAGGTACTGCTGGCTTGGAAGCAAGTTAAAGAACTTCAACAAGCACATCATTGGGGTATGTTTCTTGCTCTCCGTGTAATGTTTCTTGCTCTCCGTGTagtaattatatatactaataAGTAATTTCGTTTTCCTTTGGGGATTGCCCCATATATATTAGTTAAGTCCGAGTCCCAGTGCCGGCGATAATAGCTGGGCTAATTGGGATGATTTGATTGACAGAAATCTTCCTGACTTGTTATTGTTGTTTCCCACTGAAAACCCCAACCAAAAGCTCTGCCTGCTTTTTCACTCTGTCATGTGCGGATATAGATTCTCCCATACTTTGCTCTGCtacaagataaaaaaaaaattgggaaaaggaaagaaaattccAAATAGAAAAAGGACAAGAAGACAATACTAAAAACTTTTGTGAGCACTTGTTTATGATGATCagttatatataaaagagTATTACACTAGATCTGGATGGCATCATCTAtctatgtttatatatattaatcatACCTTGAAAGCCATATGAGCAAGGCTGACAGAAGCATGCATCACATTTCATGGATTCTTCATGCATGCTCTCACCTTGAAAAAAGTTGTGGTCATTTTAGCATGCACCGtgcaaccttttttttttttactttgatcTGCCACGGAAAGCACAGACCACTAGGTTGGATTTCAGCCAATCAGTGTTGATAAAAAGCACTACattttatcttccattttGCTCCTTAATTTGCATTACTAGTTCTAACtagtattattttttgttggcTAAATGCTCCCATGATAGCTACCTAAGCAAACCTAAGCCacttattttatctttttcagaAAGTTAGTCATCAGCCACTTTCCCCTTTATTATAATTAGTTGGTCATCCCGTAGCATCAAATGCATATCCGAAAGTTGACAACAATATATATCAACCTTGattaagattaat
It includes:
- the LOC18597360 gene encoding nuclear inhibitor of protein phosphatase 1, which produces MYGRGGLDRFKKAQSLEPFSVSLNSAPKTTPKAVQAQQHSHSQNAVAQPQQEEQTQPQPATQLGGGQSTWQPPDWAIEPRPGVYYLQVLKEGQVLDHINLDRRRHIFGRQHHTCDFVLDHQSVSRQHAAVIPHKNGSIYVIDLGSAHGTFVANERLTKDTPVELELGQSLRFAASTRTYILRKNNAALFPRPPPPTEINLPPPPDPSDEEAVVAYNTLINSYGLSKSDLLPKSNVSGSSLSEREGSTELGRASKRMKKLKVTFRDQAGGELVEVVGISDGADVETEPGPLGVKEGSLVGKYESLVQTTVIPKGKEASSVKEDDGFQKGVTDKLQEVLNKVKNAPKGGIYDDLYGESLSDKVGSSWAYSSVSCAGRQASPTQDDTTGKAIGVSSGNPRSKSASYDDDSEDDLFGD